One Osmerus eperlanus chromosome 23, fOsmEpe2.1, whole genome shotgun sequence DNA segment encodes these proteins:
- the cldn7a gene encoding claudin-7-A: MASTGIQLLGFALSLIGVIGLIVGTMLPQWKMSAYIGDNIITAVALYQGLWMSCASHSTGQLQCKVYDSILQLDSALQATRALMIVGIIVSVAGLGVACMGMKCTTCGAGDKVRKSRVAMTGGIILLVGALCAIVACSWFAHNVIRAFYNPYTPVNTKFEFGAAIFIAWGGSLLDVLGGAMLASSCPRRKQVSKYPPMSSPRAPSSTKEYV; the protein is encoded by the exons ATGGCAAGCACCGGGATTCAGCTTTTAGGATTTGCCCTTTCACTCATCGGTGTCATCGGGCTCATTGTCGGAACCATGCTTCCTCAGTGGAAGATGTCTGCGTATATCGGAGACAACATCATCACGGCGGTAGCGTTGTATCAGGGACTATGGATGTCGTGTGCTTCTCACAGCACCGGACAACTCCAATGTAAAGTCTACGACTCGATTCTGCAGCTTGATA GTGCCCTCCAGGCCACCCGCGCCCTCATGATCGTGGGCATCATCGTCTCCGTCGCCGGCCTGGGCGTGGCGTGCATGGGCATGAAGTGCACCACCTGCGGCGCGGGCGACAAAGTCCGCAAGTCTCGCGTCGCCATGACTGGTGGCATCATACTGCTGGTGGGAG CTCTGTGTGCCATCGTAGCCTGCTCCTGGTTCGCCCACAACGTCATCCGAGCCTTCTATAACCCCTACACGCCTGTCAACACCAA GTTCGAGTTTGGAGCGGCCATCTTCATCGCCTGGGGCGGCTCCCTTCTGGACGTGCTCGGGGGGGCCATGCTGGCCTCTTCATGTCCCAGGAGGAAGCAGGTGTCCAAGTACCCACCCATGAGCTCCCCCCGTGCCCCCAGCAGCACCAAGGAGTATGTGTGA
- the LOC134010110 gene encoding placenta-specific gene 8 protein-like, with amino-acid sequence MPQLCVCVRLSLCALGRHGQRGSLLLPSPQLQVVREQPGARPRKATGAPGLCECHQDLGDSCFALCCLPVYTCKVAWSVGACPCLPLLDCISCVPAASLAMRASVRERYGIQGGVWSDCFYGCCCYPLSWCQISRELKRRAAVYANSPPSSSSSARYIALTSLQGAHLI; translated from the exons ATGCCTCAG ctgtgtgtgtgtgtccgtctctccctctgcgCCCTGGGCAGACATGGACAGAGaggctctctgctcctcccctctccccagctccaGGTGGTGAGGGAACAGCCAGGAGCCAGGCCCAGGAAGGCCACTGGAGCACCGGGCCTCTGTGAATGCCACCAGGACCTGGGAGACA GCTGTTTCGCGCTGTGCTGCCTGCCTGTGTACACCTGCAAGGTGGCCTGGTCAGTGGGGGCgtgtccctgcctgcctctgctgGACTGCATCAGCTGTGTACCCGCTGCCTCTCTGGCCATGAGGGCTTCTGTCCGGGAGCGTTACGgcatccag GGGGGAGTGTGGAGTGACTGTTTCTACGGTTGCTGTTGCTACCCACTCTCCTGGTGCCAGATCTCCCGTGAGCTCAAAAGACGAGCAGCAGTCTATgccaactcccccccctcctcctcctcctcggcccgATACATCGCTCTCACCTCCCTGCAGGGGGCGCACTTGATTTAG